Genomic segment of Paenibacillaceae bacterium GAS479:
ACCGCCGAACCAGTGGAATGACTCTCGTCATGTCTAGCTCATTTACACATTGACCTCGATTGGCTCGTCTACTCCCTTGACCTTTACAAGCATGGACTTAATGTTCTGCGAGCTGCCGAGATTGACGTTTTCGGAATCGAATTCGAAGCTGTCTTCGATCTCGAGACGGCCGTTGTTTTCCACGGTTTGTCCCATCTCCTTTCGCAGTGAACGGTCGGGATCATGCAGCAGTAAATTCCCCTTGAGTATAGGCTCAATCCACTCGATTTCCATTGCTTCCCCGCTCACATTTTGCAGAACGACCTTATAGCTGAGCTTTTTCCAGTTTTCTTTGCCGGAAACGTCATCTAGTCCTTCGCTCGCCGAGAGAGACTTCCATCCTCCTGCGACAGGGGATGTGAAATTGCAGCCTGCCAGCAGCAGTACGGACAACACGACAAGCAATGCGGACAGCTTCATGAAAGGGGAGGCCGTGCTGCCTCTGCGCTTGGTCATCATCGGGCTACAGCTCCTTATCTAGAGAAAATGGGAAATCAAAATTAAACGTTATCCCTAATTGTAAAGGCCGTTCCAAAGGTGAATCAAAGGACAACCTGTGACAATTGAGAAAGCCGGCCATGGATAAGGCAAAGCTGTGAAGGTGCTGGCTTAATTTTACCCTAAATGGCTCTTACATAGACCCGGCCATCGTGGCGTTCCACCGCTACTGGAGCCTCGAAAAATTCACTGAGCGAATTCGAGGTCAACACCTCGGAAACCGGGCCGCTGCGGAATGTCTGTCCCCGACGCAAAAGCAGTGCATGTCCAAGTTCCGGGACAATTTCCTCGGTATGGTGGGTGACATAGATGAGAGTAGGCGCATCCGGCCGTCGGGCCAGTTCGCTGATACTTGCAAGCAGACGCTCGCGCGAGAACAGATCCAATCCATTGCATGGCTCATCCAGAATAAGGATGCGGGGAGAGGCCATGAGCGCACGGGCGATGAGCAGCTTCTGTTTCTCCCCTTGGGAGCAGGTGCCGTACTCGCGATCCCACAAATGGATGCAGCCGAGCGAGTCCATCAACTCGCGAGCGCGTAGCTCGTCCGTCTCTGTTACTTTATCGTATAGCCCGATCGTCGCGTGTTTGCCGCTGATAACGACGATTTGAGCGCTGTCGGTTTTGTACAACTTGTCCTGCAGCGAATTGCTGACCCAGCCGATTGACTTGCGCAGCTCGCGCAGGTCCACACCTCCGAAACGCTGTCCAAGTACGGACACAGCTCCTTCGGTAGGCCATATGTAGCCGCAAATAATGTTCAGCAGCGTCGTTTTTCCGGAGCCATTCAAGCCGAGCAGCGCCCAGTGCTGGCCGGGTTCGACTTTCCAGTTCACATCATCTAGCAGCGTTAAACTTTCTCTTTTCCAAGTAACATGTTGCAAATCAATCATGATGGTTCTCCTCCCCAATAAAGGCTTTGGGAACATTGTACAGGATTTGGCAGCAGTAGGTTTGTATACAATTTCTTCATAAAACGGTGATTCCGCCTTTACAACCCCTTGATAAGCTGACAAGCAGATACGAATAGCGGGTGTTCGCGCTCGAACAGCCGCAGCGGGGATACCTCGATGCTGCAGCAGACGACAAGGGGGATATGATATGAACCGTAGTAAAAAAAGATGGAGCCGCACGCTCAGTCTGGGTCTGAGCTTGACGACAGCGGTAATGGCGGCGCTGCCAGTGGCCGCTCATGCAGAAGGAACGGCAATTGGGG
This window contains:
- a CDS encoding iron complex transport system ATP-binding protein, yielding MIDLQHVTWKRESLTLLDDVNWKVEPGQHWALLGLNGSGKTTLLNIICGYIWPTEGAVSVLGQRFGGVDLRELRKSIGWVSNSLQDKLYKTDSAQIVVISGKHATIGLYDKVTETDELRARELMDSLGCIHLWDREYGTCSQGEKQKLLIARALMASPRILILDEPCNGLDLFSRERLLASISELARRPDAPTLIYVTHHTEEIVPELGHALLLRRGQTFRSGPVSEVLTSNSLSEFFEAPVAVERHDGRVYVRAI